The Homalodisca vitripennis isolate AUS2020 chromosome 7, UT_GWSS_2.1, whole genome shotgun sequence DNA segment TCACCAACTGGTCAGCGAAACCGTTGCCCCTAAATCCGGCACGTCCAGAAACCAACTGAGATTTACTACATTACAACTAGCTAGAACGGATAAAGACTAGAAATTTATGTCTGCCTTCAAGTAAAATCTGTTCAAGTTAAGAGCGGCCTGGTCATCACATAATAACACTGTCCATTGGTCAATGTTACTCCTAGTCAACCCTAcattaacaaatgttaaaatagcatactagatttcaaattttaacctGAAAGTATACAAGATCAATGTTGTCATTTGCaattgttcactttttaaatttataaattacacgtAACTATTACCAGAATAATTAGGAGTGCTAGTATATTCCACACAAGAATGTCTGTAACCTTACgtgtattaaaactttttcatgTTGTTATACGATGTTGCTCACCTATACAGTTGCGGGGACCAGCGCTGAATGGAATAAAAGAGTAGTTATGTCGCAGTTTTTTCTGTTCTGGAGAGAACCGTTCAGGCAGGAACTGCTCGGGATTTGGGAACCGTTCTTTATTCCAACCCAAAGCGTGGAGCATGATCAACACCCGACTACCAGCTGGCAGTGTACAGCTGTCTACAATAAAACAGTGATTATATAGTAACAGTTGTGCTTATACAGGGTTATTGAATAACTAAGAAAGTCAAtgattatactatatttattgtatgttagtTTTATGATCATGTGTTACCTATTCATTTATTTGTGGCCTTTGGTGGTGTGATAGTACTTCGGAAAGCTCATTACTTTTATGTATATTAGTAAATGTAAAGCCATAGAAAGTTATCTATGGATAATAAATAGAAACcacacaaaatacatttttaaacctaacaatCGGTTTTAAATTTGTAGCATAGTGTtaatagattaatattaatattaaatcaatcaatGATTGGCACAATTATAACAATTCAATTTTGTGTCTACGTTACAACGTAATCTTGTCACTAAAAGTAGCCGTTACAATTTTATATCCTAACCTTAACGACTTATCGTAGATGTCTTTTAGTATGAGGAGGATTTTAGTAGAGGACATCAAACTCACCCAacagaaacaaattaaaacattttcgaTAAAGTTTGCTTAAGTAAATATGATGGTCCACAACATTGAATGCTTAACTAAGATCACAAAATAACCCTGCCTGAAGCATACTGCCTTGACTGAAACGAATATATGTTTTGGTAACCGAAGCTGTTGTGGCATTGTTACTTCGGACTGGCCTGAAGCTAAAGTTATTGCTGTGAATAAAAAACGATCCGGGGGCCTGTCAAgcacaaaacaattattaaataattttgttattttaaccaataattaAGTGGTATGTTAATTACATaaatgaagaagagatcagattacagatcccgaaacgtagtgtaactttattgtatcactgaaatATGGCAAATGTCCTGAGAAACCCTGTTTTCTTCCCAAAACAATAAGCCTAATCTTATTGATCAAAACAACCGAAACTTGAAACACCCAAATTCCTGCGCTGGAAGATGTAAAACCGGTATAAGAAGTTATATTTCAAGGTGGTCTTCATTAACATAGGTGACCCACGGcacttttttaaaattctacaatAGCAACTTCATAAACTATAACAAGTTACAAAAAACGTTCAGTTTTCCAAGAATTGAAAATGCTCCATTAAACAAACAATTTCGGGTTTTTACACCATCCTTTAATAGCCGTGGAGGAAATAACCCACTATAAAGACAAAAGACGTCAAGAAGCATTAGACAGGGGAGTATTTAGATTGCTGTGCAGTTAAGTAAGGCATTACCAGATTATTTTAATCGGTTATTACATTAGCATTATCAGTTCACCGCTGATGGCACAGTTGGTGTGGAACTTCCAGTGAATATCCACACCAACTGTGGAACTTTCCACACCGAGTCAATCTTTAGTAAGATCGACTCGGCTGACCCGCTACATGCAGCCGTAGTTCCATGTCGCTGGTACTACTGACTACGCACGTTAGATGCGCGGTGAAGTATGCGGTTGATATTATCAAGAGAAACAGAATTTAGCTTGTGTTCTCTTCATACTACACGGTGTTTGGCTAACCTCTAAAGAATTACAGAACTGTGAATAACACGTCAAAATACTATAGTTAAGTTTTTAGAAAATCAAACTGATAATTTTTTAGCCTTTTCcaataaataagattaatataCTCTTAAATAGTTatggatttataataataaaacacttaattatttaatgaGACAGAACTATAACCACAGGTCTTTACTCGGTTTCCCAGGCCACCAAAAATAAGAAAGTACTTAATTATTTTGACGAACAGATTATCGACTTACGTATCTTAGTATCATTTGTGGCTCTTCTCATGATTAAAACAACGTTACCATGTAGCCTAATACTTTCTAGAATGACCTGGTCCAGGTACTTCATGGCGTTAACGTCGGCAGCGGTAACGTCACGGTCCAGGTCTCCCATTACTTCCTCGATCTCCATGAACATCCTTTCCTAAACATGAGAGCTAGaatgtaatttgatatattaagGCTGCTTTATCATGGTGCACTGCCCTAATTACTTCTCGGATCTTCTTTAATACCACGTTCTAAACATGAGGACTACAGGGTAATCTAATATAGTAACCTCGTGGttaatttatatgttacatatatacagggtggcgaaTATATCAGTTTCCctataaattgggatattttgtttagATAGATTGGTTTCAATGTTACTGTGGCAGGAACACAGAGTAGTTCATTGTTGTGTGTTCCAGTGGGTAGTGTGAAATGACGCTCTTTGCATTTGTTATTTGgttttgtgtgtttgtaaaatgtttaaaacccaacaacgagtttatatccttcagttgtggtggaaggATAATATACCgtaaatactgctataataacgaagaatttagtggtaaatatccagcTGTCGCGATACGCACACGGCAGTATATGCGGaggtaaattatgaaatttgaaaacacCGGAAGCGTTTTTAATGGCCCGAAGTGTGGTCGTCAACGATCAATTCGCAACGAAGAAAACCTGAAGACAGTTGCTCAAAACTTTTATAGCCAGTCTCGGTAAATTgactcgtaaggcatctgctgaactagaaatatacTACTACACGGTCAGACGAACTAAATCAAGAAAACACAACTTCAGTAAAGTATCATtctataagagaaataaaataaaataacagtacaataagtatttaatttaagtaaaataaatattatatatctatgtaaaataaactgaatattaaTAGGTACAATAActtctaatttaaaacaattcttgaaGCTTCAAAGCTTCTTCGATTCTTCTATGctcaataaagttttttttttgtaattggagGAATTGGAAAGGATAAATTTGTAATGGATACATGTTGAAGTTGATATCAATTATAACAAGATGGGCTACTGAATAACTAAGAGGCAAATTCTAGTATCTTTGTCAATACGGTAATTACCTTCTGTCATAACAACTACTACTctgatatatgtatatgtatatatggagATGTCTGTGTATGCGCGTGTGTGTGTACATAATCTTCCTCATGGATACTAAAGCTGCCCTACAGGTTTATTCTTTCTTTTTGCATGTGACGAATTCTCCCGTTTCTTATagagaaattattatttgatatttgaaaTGTACAGATgtatctaatttataaaataaacgcaCACTCATAATGGGGTTGCATCCAtgtgagtaaaatatatttttaataaatctgtgaatatatattatatatatatatataatatatatatatattatttatatatatattatataaatattaataaatgcagATGTGTGAAGCTGATAATAATGTATGATAAACACCTTGCATTACCTGTACTTCAGGATGGTGTCCTATTGTAAGAAGCACAAAAGACAGAGCAGAAACAATTGTGTCAGATgcctaaaacagaaaaaaatatttcccgatctaatgtattatgtattatgatctaatctaaaaaaaaatgacTAATGTATTCTAGGTGTTCGTACTTAGTCAATAAGAGGTTTCTAGAATCCAGAATGTAAtcatttcacaaaaataatttgcATAGTATCATCATAGCTAGTTATATCCTTAAATAAAGCTTataattctgaaaaaatataCGCATTTATCAGTAAGTTACAaatcagttaaattattttattggactACCAATTGTAATGCTTGTACTTACAGTTTTACAAATCAGTAACATTACTTTACTGGACTACAAATTGTAATGCTTATACTTACAGTTACTAGCATAGTTATAAATTCATCCATCCAATCATGGTCATCTGATATTATTGGCAGATTTTCAAACATTACATCCACCAAGTTTACGCCTGACAAGCCTAAAAATCAAACATCAGATATGATTAAatctacatatttaaaactaaattttagaaaactaattaatttgatctaaaattgatttttttcttttttactattataaaatataccaaattttattaataccaaACTTTCTTTGAAAAAATAGGTAGATCATGAttccattaattaataataataatttgctttgAAAGTTATGTGGCCAATTTAAATAAGCATTCATGGCAGTAGTAGAAAACtacattatataagtaaattattcataaaagttcCCTCCTCCCATTTGACTAAGATTATACTTTATCAAACAAAAGCTGCTACGTAAACTCAACTTAAATACCTAGacttaacatataaatttatatcatttaataataaaagtatgttattataaaatctacatataagttactaagtattattatattgtgatTGTGTGAATAAgtctttataattaaaagtattaaccTATCAagattacattattttcataGAACGCTACATTtggtaaaaaatatgttatttcttgTTAATTAAGGTGcataaattttagtatatttgttactttttaggAAAAAAAGAGACAACTTCTTTAGagtaaataatcatattatatgaGCATACTCTTAATGTACAACCGTACTCTAATACTAAATTGCCCACTTAATGTTGCCATTCGCAATTTAGAAACCTTTACACTACGTTGTGTACTATATTGTAGAGCTAAGTAATTTTGAATTAGATTTTAATGCTTCTCACTGTACAGGTTTTCACACATGATCACATGGTTGCGTCTAGAATCTAGGAAGTTCCAGTTTCTAAGATTTCTTCATTATTCATCATCTAGTTTCGATACGCTTTCAGCATATGGCTAATTCCAGCCTCTGGGAGCTCCAATCCATTGTTAATccgttaatttataaaacatccaTACACATTACgattgaaatttgtttaataaaagcACTTTAGTtgtatttactaaatgttttagttaaaCCTTATGCACCTTTGATATGTTAACAAGctgttttgaaatacattttttaattttccagctttatataatacatttacaattgtAGGCAATGCGGCTAAACAACGACGTAAAGCGTGTACCATTCACTCACAATGCAGACGCAAAGGTCTTTAAAAAGGCGTATTTAAGAAAGTCGTGTCCACGCATACTGCACAACTTTTTCGTGCTGAAACAACGCGACTACTTCATGTATGTTATAGAAAACGAAAATGGGAAAAAAATCTATCCCTTAGGGTCAATACATTCCGATTTTATGTTTACTGATAATTAATTGACGGGTTTTACTGCCTGAGCTTTGCTGTGTAATTTTGATCCTGAATGTTCATCTCCTTTAATTTGAAAGTGCTCAAAGAAATCTGTTAGTTAACAATTtatctatgtaaaatttaatcattattgaCTAAACCTAACACATATTAAGGCTTTCTGTGAAAATTGGTAGTAGCTTCTTTGGCCATGCTGCTCTGTCATTTTAAGCACCAACTACACTTTGATTAAATTCACTGTTTTGTTGAACGATCGTGTTATTAGCTAAGAGTTCGCGAAGCCAATCACTTGAAGagctgaaaaaatttaaaatctgttttaagaaCAGCAAGGTTGATATTTTGCACGGAAATTTAGAAAAGCACGTTACGCACCACATGGTTGGTACCTTGTTTTATATCCTACAACTTAATTTTGGTTCCAATACACCCATCTATAGAAATGTCAGGGTAGACGTAAGGAATACTTGTGTATCTTTTAAGGTCTCTCTAAAAGATTCTATGGGAACTGCCTGATTATCTTAAGCTACCATTTATGTCATACTTTACCCAGATTGGGTGAAAATCGCTGGGACGTTCAATTCTCCCATCACATACTCTGTTAAATTGCATTGATATCTTTCTTTTAACAAACTGACTGTTCTGTAATATGTGACTGTATATCTTATAACACTTTTGCTGATGAGAACATGAAAACCTTAACATATAATGTCGTAGTGTTTCCTTGGGCTACAGCTCAGAAGAAACACCTTCCCACGTCACGATGTGGTACTGTTACACTCGTGACGAAGGCCAAGTAAACATCCTTACAGTGATCCACGCACAATATCTGAGAAAACTGCATGAAAGCATAGAGCATaggataaaaaaagttttgatataTTGACGTGTGAAACCAAGGTAATCTTTTATCTGTTATTACACCAATGTACTTATATATTGATCATCTACGACGCAGCTGAAGGCAGTTGGCCATGGATCGCTGCAGGAATGAAATATGAAGAGTATTTGACCTGGACCatttagaattttgtataaaaaaggacaataatattatttaccctATCATCTTTGTGTTATTGACAGTTAGAGAATTGTGCTAACTAGATCCAAAGTTGGGAGACGGTATGTCTCTCCTTAAAGGCAATAAGTAGAAACCAGGACGGTGTCATCAACAGAAGGAAAAATTTTTTCTTCCAAAGGAAcaaaatagtaatacattttttagtttgttagtaaaaatgtataataacagGAAAATATGTACTTACGTTCGATGTCCTGATTTGCGCCTGGAATCACTTCCTTTTTAATAGTCGCTCCTTCTTTCCATTCCTATAAGAATCATTTACGTTTTATAATGCTGAAAACacacattacacacacacacacacacacacacacacacacacacacacacacacacacacaaaagaaTAAAAGATCACCACGTACAATCCTTAAATAATTCTTACATAATGTCGTTCTCAAAAAGGATGTAAAAATAGCGTATATAAACCAAGGATAAATGTAAACATACAATTAATGTTTAGTGTCAGCTGAAATGAtctaatcttattttaaatttgtattgtaattacaAACTCCTTCGTATGTTATAAGAAATTTAGGAAAGTGGCCTTATATTAACATTGACATTATAAATGACATCAAGTGCGTTATAACACCTTAAagctgaaaaatatataaacaattttgttggcttttttattgaaaattcttaaaagaactttgactgtaaattttggtttaatactaatttgactattaaaaaaatatcatttcttttttaaaccaaaatggAATTTTTACTTACAGAGTAATTGATtcgcttgttctaaattttcgaATTCGATTTTGGTAGAttcttctggtactttacaaatccctcCTAATTAAtatcagttattaaatatttcgtatgAGCCAATACGTGTTGTGAAACTAATTTGTTGTCGTGTCTGTTGGATGAAGACAGTTTGTTATTAATTCCTAATATTTAAGGGATTTGTCCTTAAACCAAATATAGTCTTAGGGACAAAATTTGAATGAcaactaataaattacattatatgataTACAGTTAACGTAATTTCAATTGGATATGTTTTACTAGTTGCGctatttgaaaaaagttttagaTGGATTTAGAATGCTGCGTGTAGCACAATGCTTATCTTCTCAAGAATGGCAGCCTATAAACCTTTTATTAGCATCTGATTTTGGAAATTGGTTAGAGAATAATTTAGGTCTTAAAAAGGTTCTTCAGATTAGAGgttttactaaaacaattctacggtgttttgaaaa contains these protein-coding regions:
- the LOC124365958 gene encoding cytochrome P450 4c21-like, with amino-acid sequence MFKLFYGKELKESLKIRDQCMDVISQEWKEGATIKKEVIPGANQDIERLSGVNLVDVMFENLPIISDDHDWMDEFITMLVTASDTIVSALSFVLLTIGHHPEVQERMFMEIEEVMGDLDRDVTAADVNAMKYLDQVILESIRLHGNVVLIMRRATNDTKIHSCTLPAGSRVLIMLHALGWNKERFPNPEQFLPERFSPEQKKLRHNYSFIPFSAGPRNCIGKAYAMVILKTALVHILRRLRVKSHTKLSDIEYELRTIMYSKTPLLVTFQPR